In Fragaria vesca subsp. vesca unplaced genomic scaffold, FraVesHawaii_1.0 scf0511345, whole genome shotgun sequence, the genomic stretch GTAAACCATAGAGGTCCAAGGATATCGGTTGTGAGCTTTTTTTGCACAGGAATGCTGCCATCAACAAAGCTTTATGGACCTATCAAGGAGTTATTATCAGAAGACAACCCTCCAAAGTACAGGGAGACCACTGTGAGGGACTATGTTGCATACCACAGCCAGAAGAGCTTGGATGGTAAATCT encodes the following:
- the LOC101301346 gene encoding 1-aminocyclopropane-1-carboxylate oxidase homolog 12-like — encoded protein: FKSVEHRVLVNHRGPRISVVSFFCTGMLPSTKLYGPIKELLSEDNPPKYRETTVRDYVAYHSQKSLDGKSSLSHVKL